A stretch of the Hippoglossus hippoglossus isolate fHipHip1 chromosome 1, fHipHip1.pri, whole genome shotgun sequence genome encodes the following:
- the ptp4a1 gene encoding protein tyrosine phosphatase type IVA 1 isoform X2 has translation MARMNRPAPVEITYKNMRFLITHNPTNATLNKFIEELKKYGVTTVVRVCEATYDATLVVKEGIQVLDWPFDDGAPPSNQIVDDWLNLLKLKFREEPGCCVAVHCVAGLGRAPVLVALALIECGMKYEDAVQFIRQKRRGAFNSKQLFYLEKYRPKMRLRFKDSNGHRNNCCIQ, from the exons ATGGCTCGCATGAACAGACCTGCCCCTGTGGAGATCACGTACAAAAACATGAGGTTCCTCATCACCCACAATCCCACCAACGCCACCCTGAACAAGTTCATCGAG GAGCTGAAGAAATATGGAGTCACCACTGTCGTGAGAGTTTGTGAGGCCACCTATGACGCCACCCTGGTGGTGAAAGAGGGAATCCAGGTGCTG gATTGGCCGTTCGATGACGGAGCTCCTCCCTCCAACCAGATCGTGGACGATTGGCTGAACCTGCTGAAGCTGAAGTTCCGGGAGGAGCCAGGCTGCTGCGTCGCTGTCCACTGTGTGGCAGGACTGGGGAG agctCCGGTTCTGGTCGCACTCGCCTTGATTGAATGTGGGATGAAATATGAAGATGCTGTCCAGTTCATTCGACA GAAGCGTCGAGGAGCGTTCAACAGCAAGCAGCTGTTCTATCTGGAGAAATATCGTCCAAAGATGCGCCTGCGCTTCAAAGATTCCAACGGCCATCGCAATAACTGCTGCATCCAGTAG
- the lgsn gene encoding lengsin, with translation MNDSEDFKEGESRSTDQIDGTGMSSRKGVRVTGRHVPPVDWSSRGGGPSIIHSPASTPIPPDTPTLISIGPLPLRPPERVAERRMHEASAGDDWPGVASSQPRVSYSEMGVPRQTMEELKTILRDSPLLSIRVRDDGKPGSPYTYLHGSRSARDGGGRPDGRQEDGNPHRVLSTFKPQSDASRRGPRARESTSIQLPSSMDSSSSFRSDGNTNRQPGVSAHSHARGGSWEETGASHSDNGNETVEFSGNQRFIADMEQIKQQIARENINFVRFEATDLHGVSRSKTVPVRFFHEKAVYGVPMPRSYLELTLSPKSNEVDNANTANFSSDVLLIPDLSTFRVLPWAEQTARVICDPCTVTGSPLRTSPRLIAKQLLAQLQTLGFSLHSSFTYECCVLGAPDRIGPKTLLFPATTLLSNHDLPFFQQLVDSMYCMGADIDSIASASGPGQMEINLRPEFGIAAADTAFTFRTGIKEMARKHCYIASFFTDDGLYNAGVLSHSLWDANGRRSLFHSGEKAGELSEIGRKWLAGLLTHSAALSCLMSPGLGCRNHIAKTIKDPKRMLYATCGSNDNSSSFNIKCHGGRETHIDNKLGSAMANPYVVLAATVAAGLDGIRRNLNIESGLNRAPCQQKEFSIPVKLDEALEALGEDHVIRSTLGEPFVQYFIAMKKFEIETQELDDERNKCLEYFI, from the exons atgaatgacTCTGAGGATTTCAAG GAGGGCGAGAGTAGAAGCACAGACCAGATAGACGGCACAGGGATGAGCAGCAGGAAGGGAGTGAGGGTGACTGGGAGACATGTGCCTCCTGTGGattggagcagcagaggaggaggtccatccatcatccactCTCCTGCCAGCACCCCCATACCTCCAGACACCCCCACCCTCATCTCAATTGGCCCCCTGCCTCTCAGGCCCCCAGAGCGGGTCGCTGAGCGCAGAATGCATGAAGCCTCAGCTGGGGACGACTGGCCCGGGGTGGCATCGTCTCAACCCAGGGTGTCCTACAGTGAAATGGGTGTCCCCAGGCAGACCATGGAGGAGCTGAAGACCATCCTGAGGGACAGTCCTCTGCTGAGCATCCGGGTGAGAGACGATGGGAAGCCGGGGAGTCCCTATACGTACCTCCACGGAAGCAGGAGCGCTAGAGACGGTGGTGGACGCCCCGACGGACGGCAGGAAGATGGAAACCCCCACAGGGTGTTGAGCACCTTCAAACCCCAGTCTGATGCTTCCAGAAGGGGGCCCAGGGCCAGAGAGAGCACATCTATTCAGCTGCCTTCCAGCATGGATTCATCCAGCTCGTTCAGGTCAGATGGGAACACAAATAGGCAGCCGGGCGTCAGTGCACACTCACATGCAAGAGGTGGCTCCTGGGAAGAGACTGGAGCTTCTCATTCAG ATAACGGGAACGAGACGGTCGAGTTCTCTGGTAACCAGAGGTTCATTGCAGACATGGAGCAGATCAAGCAGCAGATCGCCCGAGAGAACATCAACTTTGTCCGATTCGAGGCCACCGATCTCCACGGGGTGTCCAGGTCCAAGACAGTGCCTGTTCGCTTCTTCCAC GAGAAAGCCGTGTATGGGGTTCCAATGCCGAGGAGTTACTTGGAGCTAACCCTGAGCCCTAAGAGCAATGAAGTGGACAACGCCAACACTGCCAACTTCAGCAGTGATGTCCTTCTGATCCCTGACCTTTCGACCTTCAGGGTCCTACCCTGGGCCGAGCAGACAGCCCGGGTCATCTGTGACCCCTGCACAGTGACAGGAAGCCCCCTTCGCACTTCACCTCGCCTCATCGCCAAGCAGCTCCTCGCCCAGCTCCAGACTCTGGGATTCTCGCTGCACTCCTCCTTCACCTACGAATGTTGCGTCCTGGGAGCACCTGACCGGATCGGACCAAAGACGCTCCTGTTCCCGGCTACCACCCTGCTGAGCAACCACGACCTGCCTTTCTTCCAGCAGCTGGTGGACAGCATGTACTGCATGGGTGCAGACATAGACAGCATCGCCTCTGCCAGCGGGCCCGGCCAGATGGAGATCAATCTCAGGCCAGAATTTGGTATTGCGGCAGCAGATACCGCCTTCACCTTCCGCACCGGCATCAAAGAAATGGCTCGTAAACACTGCTACATCGCCAGCTTCTTCACAGATGACGGCCTGTACAATGCTGGGGTGCTCTCTCACAGCTTGTGGGATGCTAATGGCCGGCGTAGCCTCTTCCACAGCGGGGAGAAGGCAGGCGAGCTGTCTGAGATTGGCAGAAAGTGGTTGGCCGGGCTGCTCACCCACTCTGCCGCCCTGAGCTGCCTGATGTCGCCTGGCCTCGGCTGCCGCAACCACATTGCCAAGACAATCAAAGACCCAAAACGGATGCTGTACGCCACCTGTGGCAGCAACGATAACAGCAGCTCCTTCAACATCAAATGTCACGGCGGTAGAGAGACGCACATCGACAACAAGCTGGGCTCAGCCATGGCCAACCCTTACGTCGTGCTGGCCGCCACAGTGGCTGCAGGACTGGACGGCATCAGGCGGAACCTGAACATCGAGAGTGGTCTGAACAGAGCCCCTTGTCAGCAGAAGGAATTTTCCATCCCTGTGAAGCTGGACGAGGCTCTGGAGGCGCTGGGGGAAGATCACGTGATCCGCAGCACACTCGGAGAGCCGTTTGTTCAGTATTTCATCGCCATGAAAAAGTTTGAGATTGAGACCCAAGAACTGGATGATGAGAGGAACAAGTGTCTggagtattttatttaa
- the LOC117771082 gene encoding protein FAM83B-like codes for MLRGDPAHMEASLSGLSSLKDEEAPLYIQPHYKETYRLAIYALLCGGKEAYEDFLRAEQISHFLSQEEIFFILENAAVPVVEDEAEVTRPGPDEVNPSTYFPTESDEEVPDLDLGWPEGTQERADTSISLLFHPPRENTPTIKEVVRKQIQEARQVVAISMDVFTDVDIFKEIVSATLRGVVVYILLDDSQFRSFLTMSHRVGVNIQDLKNIRVRTVQGQQYQCQSGVKFHGVLEQKFILVDCRTVLYGTYSFTWSYEKINLSMVLVVTGQLVCSYDEEFRRLYARSTVPPVLSRERLSVPYLRDSVALTSPNSSQLSLHQLHMNPRLMPGMRSAPDDRFNNPPLLTRGLSMQDRLHQSHCPDMGNLVRGHSYGGELQKLHSVTRLRMGTRDLGTPERTGSNLMPTNRLSQQQLRHHTRYGADQNLIPFNSETSLHRWKIDSYFNESDLPLDASYDAISPMISPYSSHTGLNELQSQVIHNRSRDIKSRMEEMRLKRLSLQEYANLRQSQESLRSMYPSLERPKFGSSLRNLDKMQSVAELEPHAQNGGDVESTNQKINDPSKEGDKTERLQTYDWREPLTRTVSAAELDMKLNDPSLKLSHLQSSSIQHLRAMESLIEIPEEKDTSRINTSDKVVLDHGNEENLKDETVVPEENSVKSSSPEEPQCRDEARGSRGSIGKVANSSNAAKERKKSVENIPKILNTSTGSQPAVEGKSSHTEKRREEPTLQRKNSVRMKVQALLSSDEKKASKKEEKSLQRKASVRSQNPSGSSQPLRADHSQGSSGGQITKKGQSPSVSRSQHTGSPTDTEKSKSAFARLSPQRSSKRKTNPAAEQDRGSRSTLSDEGATVFETRREKAYSRYEYLLSTESRTTSMYPSDKDRGTSPSYGRHDSGYPMYQTQSSSENKLGKFMQRVGNLIGKNK; via the exons ATGCTCAGAGGCGACCCGGCACACATGGAGGCCAGCCTGTCCGGCCTGTCGTCGCTGAAGGACGAAGAGGCGCCGCTTTACATTCAGCCACACTACAAGGAAACCTACCGCCTGGCCATCTATGCCCTGCTCTGCGGCGGGAAAGAGGCCTACGAGGACTTCCTGCGGGCCGAGCAGATCAGCCACTTCCTGTCCCAGGAGGAGATCTTCTTCATCCTTGAAAATGCAGCGGTGCCGGTCGTGGAGGACGAGGCGGAGGTCACCAGGCCGGGCCCGGACGAGGTCAACCCCTCCACCTACTTCCCCACGGAGTCGGACGAGGAGGTGCCGGACCTGGACCTGGGCTGGCCCGAGGGCACGCAGGAGAGGGCGGACACCAGCATCAGTCTGCTGTTCCACCCGCCCAGAGAGAACACGCCCACCATCAAGGAGGTGGTCCGCAAACAGATTCAGGAGGCGAGGCAG GTTGTTGCCATATCGATGGACGTCTTCACCGATGTGGACATCTTCAAAGAGATCGTCAGTGCCACGCTGAGGGGGGTGGTGGTCTACATCCTCCTGGATGATTCTCAGTTCAGGAGCTTCCTGACCATGTCGCACAGGGTGGGCGTCAACATCCAGGACCTCAAG AACATTCGGGTTCGGACAGTTCAGGGGCAGCAGTACCAGTGTCAGTCGGGGGTCAAGTTTCATGGAGTTTTGGAGCAGAAGTTTATTCTGGTGGACTGCAGAACAGTTTTATACGGAACTTACAG CTTCACGTGGTCCTATGAGAAGATCAACCTCAGTATGGTCCTGGTGGTAACCGGTCAGCTGGTCTGCTCCTACGACGAGGAGTTCCGCCGACTGTACGCTCGCTCCACGGTTCCTCCCGTCCTGTCCAGGGAGAGACTATCTGTCCCGTACCTGAGAGACTCTGTGGCCTTGACGAGCCCAAACTCCAGCCAACTGTCCCTCCACCAACTTCACATGAACCCCAGACTGATGCCCGGCATGAGAAGCGCTCCGGATGATAGGTTTAATAACCCCCCCCTGCTAACCAGGGGCCTGAGCATGCAGGACAGGCTCCATCAGTCCCACTGTCCTGACATGGGGAATCTGGTGCGGGGACACAGTTATGGTGGAGAACTGCAGAAGTTACACTCCGTGACTCGGCTGAGGATGGGGACCAGGGACCTTGGAACACCTGAGAGGACGGGATCGAACCTGATGCCAACAAACAGGTtgtctcagcagcagcttcgGCATCACACTCGTTACGGTGCAGATCAGAATCTGATACCGTTCAACTCGGAAACTTCCCTGCACAGGTGGAAGATCGACTCGTACTTTAACGAGAGCGATTTGCCTCTCGATGCATCGTATGATGCGATCTCTCCCATGATATCCCCGTATAGCAGCCACACGGGCTTGAACGAGCTACAGTCACAGGTGATTCACAACCGCTCGAGGGACATTAAGTCCAGGATGGAAGAAATGAGGCTGAAGAGGCTCAGTTTGCAGGAATATGCTAATTTGAGGCAGAGCCAAGAAAGCTTGAGGTCGATGTATCCCAGTCTAGAAAGACCGAAGTTTGGGTCTTCATTGAGAAATCTGGACAAGATGCAGAGTGTGGCCGAATTAGAGCCACATGCACAAAACGGTGGTGACGTGGAATCAACCAACCAGAAAATCAATGACCCGAGTAAGGAAGGCGACAAAACAGAGAGACTGCAGACGTATGACTGGCGTGAGCCTCTTACCAGAACGGTATCAGCTGCTGAATTAGACATGAAACTGAACGATCCTTCGCTCAAACTCTCTCATTTGCAGTCCAGCAGCATCCAGCATTTAAGAGCCATGGAGTCCTTGATTGAGATCCCTGAAGAAAAAGACACTTCTCGTATCAACACTTCGGACAAAGTTGTGCTCGACCACGGAAATGAGGAAAATCTCAAAGATGAAACAGTTGTTCCAGAAGAGAACTCTGTGAAATCAAGCTCACCTGAAGAGCCACAATGTCGGGATGAAGCCAGAGGAAGTCGTGGTTCCATTGGTAAAGTAGCCAACAGTTCTAATGCtgcgaaagaaagaaagaaatcagtAGAAAACATTCCAAAGATATTGAACACATCTACGGGATCTCAGCCTGCAGTGGAGGGTAAGAGTAGTCACACGGAAAAACGACGAGAGGAACCGACGCTGCAGAGGAAGAATTCCGTGAGAATGAAAGTGCAAGCGTTGCTTTCATCTGACGAAAAGAAAGCCTCcaaaaaagaggagaagtcTCTCCAGAGGAAGGCCTCAGTGAGGTCGCAGAATCCCTCCGGATCGAGCCAACCCCTCAGGGCGGACCATTCGCAGGGGTCCTCTGGTGGGCAAATAACAAAGAAAGGTCAGTCGCCCAGTGTCTCCAGGTCGCAGCACACTGGTAGTCCAACAGACACCGAAAAGAGTAAATCTGCATTCGCAAGGTTATCTCCTCAACGTTCGAGCAAAAGAAAGACGAACCCTGCAGCGGAGCAGGACCGAGGCTCCAGGAGCACCCTGAGCGACGAGGGGGCGACCGTCTTTGAGACCAGGAGAGAGAAAGCCTACAGCCGATACGAGTATTTGCTCAGCACTGAAAGCAGGACGACGAGCATGTATCCctcagacaaagacagagggaCGAGTCCCAGTTATGGAAGGCATGACTCGGGTTATCCAATGTATCAGACACAAAGCAGCTCTGAAAACAAACTGGGAAAATTCATGCAGCGAGTGGGAAATCTCATAGGCAAGAATAAgtag
- the ptp4a1 gene encoding protein tyrosine phosphatase type IVA 1 isoform X1 has product MARMNRPAPVEITYKNMRFLITHNPTNATLNKFIEPSDVFLQELKKYGVTTVVRVCEATYDATLVVKEGIQVLDWPFDDGAPPSNQIVDDWLNLLKLKFREEPGCCVAVHCVAGLGRAPVLVALALIECGMKYEDAVQFIRQKRRGAFNSKQLFYLEKYRPKMRLRFKDSNGHRNNCCIQ; this is encoded by the exons ATGGCTCGCATGAACAGACCTGCCCCTGTGGAGATCACGTACAAAAACATGAGGTTCCTCATCACCCACAATCCCACCAACGCCACCCTGAACAAGTTCATCGAG CCGTCTGATGTATTTTTGCAGGAGCTGAAGAAATATGGAGTCACCACTGTCGTGAGAGTTTGTGAGGCCACCTATGACGCCACCCTGGTGGTGAAAGAGGGAATCCAGGTGCTG gATTGGCCGTTCGATGACGGAGCTCCTCCCTCCAACCAGATCGTGGACGATTGGCTGAACCTGCTGAAGCTGAAGTTCCGGGAGGAGCCAGGCTGCTGCGTCGCTGTCCACTGTGTGGCAGGACTGGGGAG agctCCGGTTCTGGTCGCACTCGCCTTGATTGAATGTGGGATGAAATATGAAGATGCTGTCCAGTTCATTCGACA GAAGCGTCGAGGAGCGTTCAACAGCAAGCAGCTGTTCTATCTGGAGAAATATCGTCCAAAGATGCGCCTGCGCTTCAAAGATTCCAACGGCCATCGCAATAACTGCTGCATCCAGTAG